One segment of Eschrichtius robustus isolate mEscRob2 chromosome 3, mEscRob2.pri, whole genome shotgun sequence DNA contains the following:
- the LOC137761531 gene encoding transmembrane protein 80-like, whose amino-acid sequence MAASRRGRASSTVLSSLPLQMLLYLSGTYYALYFLATLLLAVYKSQVFTYPHSYLVLDLTLLFLMGILEAIRLYFGTKGNLMEADVPLAASLVLTVGGALLSIYFLLWQTLVLWADSALSAMLFALHGLEAVLQAVAIAAFDS is encoded by the exons ATGGCGGCCTCGCGGCGAGGGAGAGCTTCCTCCACGGTG CTCTCATCACTCCCTCTTCAGATGCTGCTCTATCTGAGTGGAACGTACTATGCCCTCTATTTCCTAGCTACGCTCCTGCTGGCCGTATATAAAAGTCAG gttttcACTTATCCTCACAGTTACCTGGTCCTCGACCTGACTCTGCTCTTTCTGATGGGCATTCTGGAAGCAATTCGGTTATACTTCGGCACCAAGGGCAACCTGATGGAAGCCGATGTACCGCTGGCCGCCAGCCTGGTCCTCACGGTGGGCGGTGCCCTGCTGTCCATCTACTTCCTGCTCTGGCAGACCCTGGTGCTGTGGGCCGACTCGGCCCTCAGCGCCATGCTCTTCGCGCTCCACGGCCTGGAGGCCGTCCTGCAGGCAGTGGCCATCGCCGCCTTCGACAGCTAG